TTTGGTACGATTGGCTTAAGTTTAGCCGCCTCCAACGATCCATACACAATCCTTGCAGTACACAAACGCGCAACGACGCAGGAGATTCGCCGTGCATATAAGCAATTGGCCAAGGAATGGTAAGTACTGTCATGGAAAAATCGATTCGGTAATAAAACTAGCTACTTTGTTAACTGTGCTACTGTGCTTTTTCCATAGGCACCCGGATAAATCGAACCACCCTGATGCGGAAACGAAATTTGTAGAAATGAAACAAGCGTATGAACTGTTGTCCGACACGAATCGTAGGCTCGCCTACGATCAGTACGGAATCACGAACGAGGACGCTGTGCTGGAACGAAATCGACCGGATAATAGCAATTTTGGTCGATTTCAGGATGCTTTCGAGCATTTCAACGGTGCCCATAACTTCAACTTTCACGATCAAGATATAGGCCTGTATCATCGGCTTTCCATTACTAGCAAATATTATGAAACGAACATTGTGCCGAAAAGTCGCGTAACTCCGCATATACTGATGTTTTATGCGGATTGGTGCTTCGCATGTATGAAGGCGGCAAATTCGTTCAAGAAGCTAATCGACACACTCGAACCGTACGGAGTGGTGTTTGCCACCGTTAATGCCGGTCACGAGGAACAACTTGTGCGGAAGGTCGGGGTACACTCGCTGCCGTGTGTGATTATGGTGTTGGATGGTCACAATTACGTGTACAAAGATAGTGTATTTAACGCGCAGCATGTGGTGGATTTTATACGCCAAAAGCTGCCCTATAAACTGCTAACGCCGGTAACAGACAGTACGCTTGATACATTTTTGGGTGGATGGGCAGATAATCGTGTTCGGGCTCTTATTCTGGAACCAAGAGCTCAACCCCGATTGCGATATCTAATAATCGCGTACTACTTTCGTGAACGTGTTGCATTCGGTTTCGTGCAACTAAACATCAACGACACCTCGAACATTCAAGCAAAGTTTAAAGCTCATGCCTCACTCGATACTTTGCTGCTCTTCAATGAATTCCCATCTCAACCGATCGCTTCAGTTACCATGACGGATATACCTACGGCGACCTTGAACAACATCATTTCACACAacaaatttcttatttttccacGTCTATCCTCGCAAGATATGCTGGATAGCGTTTGTCCTGCTGAATGGAATCGACCGCGGAAGCGATTGTGTGTGGTACTAGTCACTGAAAATACCAGTTCGCATGATGGCGCACGCACCATTATGCGCAAGATAGCACTCGAATCGGGCTTTAGTCGTGAAAGAGTCCGATACGCTTACATATATCAAGAGAAGCAAAACGATTTTATCGGTGCACTTTCCAAGCACAATCAACCCAAAGAAACGCTTTTGCAGATTGTGATTTTCTGGCGCCGAGATACGAAACAAATTCGCTACGAATGGGTCCAAGAGGTTGTGCTGCCAGTCGATAAGGCGCTGGAGAATGATACGGAGGAGCAATACTTTAATTATACGAAGCAGAAAATGGACACTGCAATCCATCGATTGTTACGCTCGTCAGAAGCACTTAGCTATGAAACCGAAGTGAAGgtaattaaacacacacatgtctCAAACCATTCCTTCAGTACATTCATTTAATGCTTTTCCTTACAGGCGCTTCTAGACGAACATGCCGAACATGCAGTGATGCGAATGGTGAAACGTGTATTGCTTGCATTAGAATATATGGTCGACAACTTAGGACAGGAGCACATTCTACCAGCGATATCGGTTATCGGAACAATAGCCTTTATACTTGGCATTGGCTATTTTATGTCCTATTTACTACATTTGGAAGAGGAAGATATACAACAGAAAAAGAGCAAACACGTGGACGATTCTGGCGGTAAGTGATCGTATAACAAAACGTTGTTCTTTAATTGTTTGAAATCGCAAGATTAAGAAACACTGATTTCCATGTTGCTGTAGTTACGCCTCTTTTGCTATTTCTAGTGTTCACTTTCTGTGTTTGCTAATTctacataattttttattaaaatcataaaaaaatagtttgctGAAACTAATGTttgtcgttttattttcagGAAAACCTGTGGGATATGTCCCCGAGCTTCGTTTACATGAATTACGCGCTGAAAAATACAACGGATTGGTTAGACTACTTAAGCCCGGTTGCCGTACGATAGTATTGCTGACTGATATGCAATCCAGATCGAAATTGATTCCATCATTTCATAAAGCAGTATGGCCGTATCGAAAGTATGATCTGGATGATTTTCTTTATGCTATTTTctatgaaggtttttttttctattctgcAGGAACAAAACACTTATGTTTGCCCACATGCTAATTGAAAAAGGTATTGGATGGTACGCAGAATTGTTACGTTTGTCGCTGTCAGAATCACGCGAGATGGAAATCAATCCACGGAACTGTATTGGTACGGTCATAGCTTTAAATGGGCACCGCAAATACTTTTGCATGTACCATGCTAAGCATCCAGAGTCGAATCGTGGAGCAAAGGTAATTGTGTACATTGTTCTATTATATTTCCTTCAAACAACGAATGACAATTTATCATTCTATTTGTAGCGCATGATGAAAATAACGCGCCATCTTAGTTCGATGCCATCAGATCCCGAAGCTGGAGCATTCCTCGGTATGGATAGTTCTGATTCCGAAACATCCACGTCAGACATATACGAACCAAAGATTCTGCTTGAAGAAAATCTACTGGACGGTTTGCCAAACTGGCTCGACCGTTTGTTTGAAGGGAGCACGCATCGGTACTTCGTCAACTATTGGCCAGATTTTCCTTCAAAATGAGGGCAATCAGTAGTGAATATTTGCGAATTTTAGGTATGTTTCTAGTCGGATTGTTAGGTTGGTATATGGTGTAATTTTGTTACAACTTTACTTGGGAAGGCATACAATCGCAAAGCTTAAAGacgatatttattatttaatgtatCGTTCATCGTTGTTCATCGTTTGATAGTTTGTTAGtgattttgtttaactttttcttttagactaaaaaaaagaatccattTGTTCAGATAGATCTTTCATTTTAGATAATTATCATTACTCATTCATTGAACCACAACTTACAGTCccaaaaattaaatgcatttaatAAGACAAATGTCCTTAAGAATGGCACTTGAAAAGGAGCAGGAGTCAAGCTTCACTTCAGTAGTGTATCAGGAGTAAAGCTACAATTTGGATATTTAAACTATAGACAACGTTTAAGCTCATGATCATGAATCAAATGCTAGTGCTAAACTATGCCCAGAGACAGTACTTGCCGATCTAGTCAATGATTCGTTTTGTGTAAACgaatgtttatgtttcatgtttaaacgtaaaacaaacggCTTCTACCAAACATCCTAGCTAACAATTATCTGAATAACATCTGCCTTTTAGGTCGAAAATAAATAGGGCTTGTCCTTTACGTCCACTACAAGCAATATGTCCAACAATTTCTAAACTTATACCGTAGCATAATCGAACGAAATAAACCATAGACATCTaacaaatgaatttcaaaaatGATCATATCGTTTCATACACATCTTGGTGTCGTACGCCCAACTGTCAGAATGACATCCAAAATGCCCATGTCAACATTGGCATTCACGAGCCACCCCCACCCTCATTGCTCAATAAACCTTGGCTGGCACTTATTTTGTTGGCCAGAAAGTGAAGTCAATTAGAACCGAATCggtgcaaacaacaaactgctTGCGAATAGTTCCGTAGCGCTAGAATTGTTAGCTGATTGGTTTGTAGTGTTTGGTTTGCAATGACGATATTATTTCCACGTCGTGCCGCTTGAGAAAAGACGTGAACGGAGAAGGATACCTGCTCGGAACAACAACACACTTTCTGCTGCCAGCCGTATTGCTCAAACGCCCTGTGCCAGTGCACGGCAGGATGGAGGACGGTTTGTGGTAAGAAAATCGACGTCACGGTACGGTGAAGACGGTTTCGTGCCGTGGCACTGTACCCTTGATGTGATAAGCGGATGATAAGCGAACCCCTTTGGTAGCTTGACTCACACTCGCCAGTATAGCCTGTCTTTTGGGTGTTCCCATTCttctgacacttttcgtttgtgcatacgtgtgtgtgtttgcttgctttcgtcatcttttttttgcttctcttctCCATGGACAGGTTGATTGAGCTCGAATCGGCGCTACAGGATGATTGCACGGTGGACGACATTTACGCAATATGCCACGGCAAGGCCCTGCCTGAAGCGTTGCGCCTCGATGTGTGGCAAGTGTGCCTGGGAGTGCGCAACAAAACGGACCAGCTGGCACAGTTCAACGAAATCTATGATTTGCCCTTCCAGGCACAGTTACGTTCGGATTGCGAGGAGTTTGTCAGCAAGCTTGGCAATGAGGATGAGGACAAAGTGTCGGTGGTGTGTGATCTCGAATCGATACTTACGTTTTACTGCAAAAACCGCAACCTTGTGTACGAGGCGAACAATGGCTGGGTGGAGTTGATGTTGCCGCTGCTCTCCTTGAAGCTGATCCGCTCCGACACGTACAACCTGTTTGAAGCGATCCGTGATACGTACATTCCAAAGGGCTGCACCAAGAACGGTACGgtgtttaatgtgtttcgtcTGTTGCTGCTTTACCACGACCCGGAGCTCTGTACCATCCTTGACACGAAGCGCATTACGCCGGATTGTTATGCGATGGGATGGTTCCAGACGCTGTTTGCTTCCACCTGCACGCTGCCGGTCGTACTGTCCATGTGGGATCTGTACTTCCAGCAGTCCGATCCATTCCTCGTGTTCTTCCTCAGCCTGATCGTGCTGATCAATCAGCGCGATCAAATACTGGCGATGAAATCATCCTCAAAGGAGGAACTCGTCAGCTTTCTAGTCAACATGCCCTGCAATATCGAGGCGGACGATGTGCTCGATTTCTGTTCGCTCGCCCAGTATTACTCCGTGAAAACGCCGGCCTCTTTCAAGCGGGATTTGCTGCAGGTGCTGTTTGGTGCACAGCGAGGAAGCAGTAAACCGGAAGGTTCGGTCGTGTCGCAAGCCCTCTGTTTGCCAGTGTCGGTAAATGAGCTGATTGAGAACGCTTCGATACAGAATCCCCATCCGGAAGCGGTACGCTTCTTCCTGGTAGACTGCCGTCCGGCGGAACAGTACAATTCGGGCCATCTTTCCACAGCGTTCCATCTGGACAGTAACCTGATGCTGCAGGAACCGGAAGCATTCCAAACGGCGGTGCAAGGGTTACTGCGCTCGCAGCGCAATGCCATCGATGCCAATTCCAATGCCGGTGGAGAGCATCTGTGCTTTCTAGGGTCCGGTCGGGAGGAGGAGGATCAGTACACACATATGGTGGTGGCTTCATTTCTACAGAAAAATACCAAATACGTTTCGCTGCTGACGGGTGGATACGAAGCGATACACGAATATTTCGGTGAGAGCATGGTAGATTGTTTGGAGGATCACGATCCGCTGAAGTGCTTGTTGTGCAACAAGGAGCAGGTTCGGTATGGAGGTAAAGGAGGCgcaaataacaacaaccaGAAAGTCCTAAACAGTGGTGCCAACAGTGCTAGCAGCAGTGCAACGAACAGCCTCAAACGAGGCAATCAACGAACGGGTCATACGGCCAACAATAATGGCACCGCTGGCGATCGAAAATCAACGATCGATCTGTTCAGCAAACTATCGCTAGCTATGAAAACCAAATCGGCCGAAGTGAAGGAAAA
This Anopheles marshallii chromosome 3, idAnoMarsDA_429_01, whole genome shotgun sequence DNA region includes the following protein-coding sequences:
- the LOC128713744 gene encoding dnaJ homolog subfamily C member 16-like — its product is MCRRQKTLVYWIGFALVFGTIGLSLAASNDPYTILAVHKRATTQEIRRAYKQLAKEWHPDKSNHPDAETKFVEMKQAYELLSDTNRRLAYDQYGITNEDAVLERNRPDNSNFGRFQDAFEHFNGAHNFNFHDQDIGLYHRLSITSKYYETNIVPKSRVTPHILMFYADWCFACMKAANSFKKLIDTLEPYGVVFATVNAGHEEQLVRKVGVHSLPCVIMVLDGHNYVYKDSVFNAQHVVDFIRQKLPYKLLTPVTDSTLDTFLGGWADNRVRALILEPRAQPRLRYLIIAYYFRERVAFGFVQLNINDTSNIQAKFKAHASLDTLLLFNEFPSQPIASVTMTDIPTATLNNIISHNKFLIFPRLSSQDMLDSVCPAEWNRPRKRLCVVLVTENTSSHDGARTIMRKIALESGFSRERVRYAYIYQEKQNDFIGALSKHNQPKETLLQIVIFWRRDTKQIRYEWVQEVVLPVDKALENDTEEQYFNYTKQKMDTAIHRLLRSSEALSYETEVKALLDEHAEHAVMRMVKRVLLALEYMVDNLGQEHILPAISVIGTIAFILGIGYFMSYLLHLEEEDIQQKKSKHVDDSGGKPVGYVPELRLHELRAEKYNGLVRLLKPGCRTIVLLTDMQSRSKLIPSFHKAVWPYRKNKTLMFAHMLIEKGIGWYAELLRLSLSESREMEINPRNCIGTVIALNGHRKYFCMYHAKHPESNRGAKRMMKITRHLSSMPSDPEAGAFLGMDSSDSETSTSDIYEPKILLEENLLDGLPNWLDRLFEGSTHRYFVNYWPDFPSK
- the LOC128711769 gene encoding TBC1 domain family member 23 — its product is MEDGLWLIELESALQDDCTVDDIYAICHGKALPEALRLDVWQVCLGVRNKTDQLAQFNEIYDLPFQAQLRSDCEEFVSKLGNEDEDKVSVVCDLESILTFYCKNRNLVYEANNGWVELMLPLLSLKLIRSDTYNLFEAIRDTYIPKGCTKNGTVFNVFRLLLLYHDPELCTILDTKRITPDCYAMGWFQTLFASTCTLPVVLSMWDLYFQQSDPFLVFFLSLIVLINQRDQILAMKSSSKEELVSFLVNMPCNIEADDVLDFCSLAQYYSVKTPASFKRDLLQVLFGAQRGSSKPEGSVVSQALCLPVSVNELIENASIQNPHPEAVRFFLVDCRPAEQYNSGHLSTAFHLDSNLMLQEPEAFQTAVQGLLRSQRNAIDANSNAGGEHLCFLGSGREEEDQYTHMVVASFLQKNTKYVSLLTGGYEAIHEYFGESMVDCLEDHDPLKCLLCNKEQVRYGGKGGANNNNQKVLNSGANSASSSATNSLKRGNQRTGHTANNNGTAGDRKSTIDLFSKLSLAMKTKSAEVKEKLIDYISNPSATEPGSSRTGNGGEKHVSRNDRNGKRYRNVPPVFSIGEDHEEDDELNSAASESSSVARGAKTNSQQQSDPGEEIVSIQSFLKGPDVIRHFKCQEVHLNGYMYDSYLLVTATHMIVLRELETRRDRARIIVRRLLQSIVKITAKKRHRDLITFKYGYPEEENLVITDMDRFLIPNASEVTDLISRHIIKQT